The Lichenihabitans psoromatis genome contains a region encoding:
- a CDS encoding glycoside hydrolase family 25 protein, with product MAIRVIVSPSKFGLRAAMGIIKFLAATMAAISLAGCAATVGSLDATDLPHPTDYSVHGIDVSKYQGKIDWDRVKSSGVRFAWIKATEGGDHVDSRFFENWENAKAAGVKRGAYHFVYWCRPWQEEIAFFERVAPVEPDALPPVLDVEATPTSKSCKRTLYRDEVVAQMRQMLAEMERHFGKKPVIYTTVDFYAGILQNHALEDYPIWVRSTKYFPSIKYGNRRWHFWQYQSDGHIDGIEGKVDRNAFFGTAEQWQDFTRGRNLLELARN from the coding sequence ATGGCCATCCGCGTGATCGTCAGTCCGTCGAAGTTCGGGCTGCGAGCCGCTATGGGCATCATCAAGTTTCTGGCCGCGACGATGGCGGCCATCAGTCTAGCGGGTTGCGCCGCCACGGTCGGTTCGCTCGACGCAACCGATCTACCTCACCCGACGGACTATTCGGTGCACGGCATCGACGTGTCGAAATATCAGGGCAAGATCGACTGGGATCGCGTCAAGAGCTCGGGCGTGCGCTTCGCCTGGATCAAGGCCACCGAAGGGGGCGATCACGTCGACTCCCGGTTCTTCGAAAATTGGGAGAATGCCAAGGCGGCGGGCGTCAAGCGGGGCGCTTATCACTTCGTCTATTGGTGCCGGCCATGGCAGGAGGAGATCGCCTTCTTCGAGCGCGTCGCGCCCGTCGAGCCGGATGCGCTCCCGCCGGTGCTCGATGTCGAGGCTACCCCGACCTCAAAGAGCTGCAAACGCACCCTTTATCGGGACGAAGTCGTGGCCCAGATGCGGCAGATGCTCGCCGAAATGGAACGGCATTTTGGCAAGAAGCCGGTGATCTACACCACGGTCGATTTCTACGCCGGGATCTTGCAGAATCACGCGCTCGAGGATTACCCGATCTGGGTTCGCAGCACGAAATATTTCCCGTCGATCAAATACGGAAACCGGCGCTGGCATTTCTGGCAGTACCAGTCCGATGGTCACATCGACGGAATTGAAGGCAAGGTCGACCGCAACGCCTTTTTCGGCACGGCCGAGCAGTGGCAGGATTTTACGCGCGGTCGCAATCTGCTCGAGTTGGCCAGGAACTAA
- a CDS encoding YdcF family protein has product MFFLVSKLLWVIAAPVTLMVLVALGGALLSFSPGRFARVGRRVALAGTVLLLAGGVLPVGTLLLRPLEDRFPQPPADLPAPTGIIVLGGSIDQTIAASRGRITISDAADRMTEAVILGRRYPDARLVFTGGANALAGSALTEAADARRLWIEMGIAPERITTEDRSRNTDENARFTKAILQPQPGERWLLVTSAYHMPRAIGLFRANGFPVIPYPVDYRTLGTDADIRLHTDIANGLVLLNTAAHEWMGLLAYAIAGKTETVLPRP; this is encoded by the coding sequence ATGTTCTTTCTCGTCTCGAAACTTTTGTGGGTGATTGCCGCCCCAGTCACGCTGATGGTGCTTGTCGCGCTGGGCGGTGCGCTTCTGTCGTTCAGCCCCGGACGCTTTGCCCGGGTCGGCCGTCGCGTCGCGCTCGCGGGTACCGTTCTGCTGTTGGCGGGCGGTGTTCTGCCAGTCGGAACGCTGCTGCTCCGCCCCTTGGAAGACCGTTTCCCGCAACCTCCCGCCGACCTTCCGGCCCCGACCGGCATCATCGTGCTGGGTGGTTCCATCGATCAGACCATCGCGGCTTCACGCGGTCGCATCACGATCTCCGATGCGGCGGATCGTATGACGGAGGCCGTGATCTTGGGCCGCCGCTACCCCGATGCGCGACTGGTGTTTACGGGTGGAGCCAATGCGCTGGCCGGGAGCGCCTTGACGGAAGCAGCCGACGCACGCCGCCTGTGGATCGAGATGGGGATCGCGCCGGAGCGAATCACGACCGAGGATCGATCCCGCAACACCGACGAAAATGCACGGTTCACGAAGGCGATTCTGCAACCGCAGCCCGGCGAGCGCTGGCTGTTGGTGACCTCCGCCTATCACATGCCGCGCGCCATCGGGCTCTTCCGGGCCAATGGCTTTCCCGTGATCCCCTATCCGGTCGATTACCGGACGCTTGGCACCGATGCCGATATCAGGTTGCATACCGATATCGCGAACGGGCTAGTGCTGCTCAATACGGCGGCCCACGAGTGGATGGGTCTGCTGGCCTATGCGATCGCCGGAAAGACCGAGACGGTTCTGCCGCGACCGTGA
- a CDS encoding VWA domain-containing protein — protein MIQRNSPPVSPRSTPSRAEVDAFIDQAAQTPAPYAASSGRGRLIFALDATMSRQPTWDVAIAVQAKMFDTTAALGGLDVQLVYFRGLTECKASRFVSGGAGLAGVMSKIRVEGGNTQIGRVLTHARDEARRGRVAALVYVGDCLEERIDPLCATAGELGLLGIKAFMFHEGNDRAATRGFQEIARLTGGAYATFDASSPKRLAELLSAAAAYAAGGHSGLLAQTRASDGSTAQNLLSQLR, from the coding sequence GTGATTCAACGTAATTCGCCTCCCGTATCGCCCCGCTCCACGCCATCGCGCGCCGAGGTGGATGCCTTTATCGATCAGGCCGCCCAGACGCCAGCGCCTTATGCGGCTTCGTCCGGTCGAGGTCGATTGATCTTCGCGCTCGATGCGACCATGAGCCGGCAACCCACCTGGGATGTCGCCATTGCGGTGCAGGCGAAAATGTTCGACACGACGGCGGCCTTGGGCGGGCTCGACGTGCAACTCGTGTATTTCCGCGGCCTGACTGAATGCAAGGCCTCTCGCTTTGTCTCGGGAGGAGCGGGCCTTGCGGGCGTCATGTCCAAGATCCGGGTCGAGGGCGGCAATACGCAGATCGGCCGGGTGCTGACCCATGCGCGCGACGAAGCGCGGCGTGGCAGGGTCGCGGCGCTCGTCTATGTCGGCGATTGCCTTGAAGAACGGATCGATCCGCTCTGCGCCACGGCCGGCGAACTCGGGTTGCTCGGCATCAAGGCCTTCATGTTCCATGAAGGCAACGATCGTGCGGCGACACGCGGGTTTCAAGAGATTGCGCGGCTGACCGGGGGCGCTTACGCGACCTTCGATGCGAGTTCGCCCAAACGCCTGGCGGAGTTGCTGTCGGCCGCAGCTGCCTATGCGGCAGGAGGGCATTCCGGTCTTCTTGCACAAACACGCGCCTCGGACGGCTCTACGGCGCAAAACCTGCTTTCACAGCTGCGTTAA
- a CDS encoding D-alanyl-D-alanine carboxypeptidase — translation MTIVGLTLAMMATTGEAQARRHHGHARAHMANHGARHHVSLVDSPKFSAMVVDANSGRTLYAVAENELRHPASITKVMTLYLLFEKLQSGEMSLDTRIDVSRHAAAQAPTKLGLRAGSTIRVEDAIKSIVTKSANDMAVAVAESIGGDEPSFASLMTRKAHALGMSRTVYVNASGLPDDRQLTTARDLTLLGRAIKENFPTYYRFFSTPSFTYAGSYMANHNHLMARIEGMDGIKTGYTRASGFNLLSSVNQGGHRIISVVLGGKSAAGRDNIMASLIENHIEEAAPTRVASAAPPSPIERPAETVDTEVADAAPDVEPAKERGPNLIAPTLAVPPSPATRPSDRARTLGQAVLAGAIPSPSERPRPAFIAGAPKIDLSRLPPPMAANERQRLILDGSTNGRPAASNSSAVALATATPSTLKWVAGPNGSKAAKAAPLPVVKPEILASRSRPEETRVDRSDAKDRSASEQHGGWVIQIGATDAPGKATDLLNRAKSEGRSALASARPMTEKVKKGDSTLYRARFVGLDTGSAEAACKTLKRSGFACIAMRD, via the coding sequence TTGACGATCGTTGGCCTGACGCTGGCGATGATGGCGACGACGGGGGAAGCCCAGGCGAGACGTCACCACGGTCATGCGCGCGCTCATATGGCCAACCATGGGGCTCGGCATCACGTGTCCCTGGTCGATTCGCCGAAGTTCTCAGCCATGGTGGTCGATGCGAATAGTGGTCGCACCCTCTATGCGGTTGCTGAGAATGAGCTGCGCCACCCGGCCTCGATCACCAAGGTTATGACGCTCTACCTTCTGTTCGAAAAGCTTCAGTCCGGGGAGATGAGCCTCGACACCCGCATCGACGTGTCGCGCCACGCCGCCGCCCAGGCTCCGACCAAACTAGGCCTCCGCGCCGGGTCGACCATTCGGGTCGAAGATGCCATCAAATCCATTGTTACGAAATCGGCCAATGACATGGCGGTCGCGGTGGCCGAATCGATCGGGGGCGACGAGCCAAGCTTCGCGAGCCTGATGACCCGCAAGGCTCACGCGCTCGGCATGTCCCGCACCGTCTACGTCAACGCCTCGGGCCTGCCTGACGATCGCCAATTGACCACGGCGCGCGATCTCACGCTCCTCGGGCGCGCCATCAAGGAAAACTTCCCGACCTACTATCGCTTCTTCTCGACCCCGAGCTTCACCTATGCGGGGTCGTATATGGCAAACCACAACCATCTGATGGCCCGCATCGAAGGCATGGACGGCATCAAGACCGGCTATACGCGCGCCTCGGGCTTCAACCTGTTGTCGTCGGTCAACCAGGGCGGCCACCGGATCATCTCTGTCGTGCTCGGCGGCAAGTCGGCAGCCGGCCGCGATAACATCATGGCGTCGCTGATCGAAAACCACATCGAGGAAGCCGCTCCGACACGCGTCGCGTCCGCGGCGCCTCCCTCGCCGATCGAACGCCCGGCCGAAACTGTCGACACTGAGGTGGCGGATGCAGCGCCCGACGTCGAGCCGGCCAAGGAACGCGGCCCCAACCTGATCGCCCCGACCCTTGCGGTTCCGCCCTCCCCGGCCACACGGCCGAGCGACCGCGCCCGCACGCTGGGTCAGGCTGTGCTGGCCGGTGCCATCCCCTCGCCATCCGAACGGCCCCGTCCGGCCTTCATCGCCGGCGCGCCGAAAATCGACCTCTCGCGTCTGCCCCCGCCCATGGCCGCCAATGAGCGTCAGCGGTTGATCCTCGATGGCTCGACCAATGGCCGTCCGGCTGCGTCGAACTCGTCCGCGGTGGCGCTCGCAACAGCCACACCGTCGACGCTGAAATGGGTTGCGGGCCCGAATGGATCGAAAGCCGCAAAGGCGGCTCCCCTGCCGGTTGTAAAGCCCGAGATTTTGGCTAGCCGGTCTCGCCCGGAGGAAACGCGCGTCGATCGAAGCGACGCCAAGGATCGTTCCGCTTCGGAGCAGCACGGCGGCTGGGTGATCCAGATCGGCGCGACAGATGCTCCCGGCAAAGCCACCGATCTCCTCAATCGCGCCAAATCCGAGGGCCGCTCCGCCCTCGCGTCGGCTCGGCCCATGACCGAGAAGGTCAAGAAGGGCGATTCCACCCTCTACCGCGCCCGCTTCGTCGGGCTTGATACCGGGAGTGCCGAAGCCGCCTGCAAAACCTTGAAGCGGTCAGGCTTTGCCTGCATCGCAATGCGGGATTGA
- a CDS encoding glutathione S-transferase family protein: MAPRLYIGNKAYSSWSLRPWLAMTHFGLPFEDEVIPLDQPTTHTDILRHSPTGTVPALAVDGIVIWESLAILEYCADRHSEVAIWPKDANARAIARSVSSEMHAGFGNLRKACPMNMRRAVRKIEVSDAVVADVARIEALWAAMRHDYGQGGPFLFGAFTAADAMYAPVVNRLHVYDLVQQPGSRAYMDAMMALPAWQAWLEGAKAEPWFLDKYEAI; the protein is encoded by the coding sequence ATGGCACCGCGTCTTTACATCGGCAACAAGGCCTATTCGTCCTGGTCGTTGCGGCCCTGGCTCGCCATGACGCATTTCGGCCTGCCCTTCGAGGACGAGGTCATTCCTCTCGATCAACCGACGACCCATACCGACATCTTGCGGCATTCGCCGACCGGAACGGTGCCGGCGCTCGCGGTCGACGGGATCGTGATCTGGGAATCCTTGGCGATTCTGGAATATTGCGCCGATCGGCATTCCGAGGTTGCGATCTGGCCGAAGGACGCCAACGCCCGCGCGATCGCCCGGTCCGTGTCGTCCGAAATGCACGCCGGCTTCGGCAATCTCCGCAAGGCATGCCCGATGAACATGCGTCGCGCGGTTCGCAAGATCGAGGTCAGCGACGCGGTCGTGGCCGATGTCGCTCGGATCGAAGCGCTCTGGGCCGCGATGCGCCACGACTATGGGCAGGGCGGCCCGTTCCTGTTCGGGGCTTTCACGGCCGCCGACGCCATGTATGCGCCGGTGGTCAATCGCCTGCATGTCTATGATCTCGTGCAGCAGCCGGGGTCACGCGCCTATATGGACGCCATGATGGCGCTACCGGCGTGGCAGGCGTGGCTCGAGGGGGCGAAAGCCGAGCCGTGGTTCTTGGACAAATACGAAGCCATCTGA
- a CDS encoding polysaccharide deacetylase family protein, with translation MRLCLSVIMALVAALSPEIAGAEPQKASLATSCPGNPAALGTTRDILIDPSVPIAVGLKTYPQTLDLQDHEVVLTFDDGPSPKTTPRVLEALEHECVRATFFLIGRNAQAAPALVKREIADGDSVGHHTWSHPEVTERGLTEAQAKADIQHGFAADDKAAYGSADQAPRVPFFRFPGFADTPPLMAWLAERHVAVFGADLWASDWVKQTPEAELALLMGRLNAQGRGIILLHDVKEQTAAMLPSLLTALKQGGYHIVAIKPGTGQTVLKSAPAGWSSETEKTVAALMPKLLRARPAQATPTGVAKPFLSTSEAAKPAAPVVDDPLPGVPLR, from the coding sequence ATGCGCCTTTGCCTCTCTGTGATCATGGCCCTCGTGGCCGCTCTGTCGCCTGAAATCGCCGGGGCCGAGCCGCAAAAGGCCAGCTTAGCGACCTCCTGCCCCGGCAACCCGGCCGCGCTGGGCACGACCCGCGACATCTTGATCGATCCGTCGGTCCCGATCGCGGTCGGATTGAAAACTTATCCGCAGACGCTCGATCTGCAAGACCATGAGGTCGTTCTGACCTTCGACGACGGCCCCTCGCCCAAGACTACGCCGAGGGTGTTGGAGGCGCTGGAACATGAATGTGTGCGCGCCACCTTCTTCCTCATCGGGCGGAACGCGCAGGCGGCTCCCGCGCTGGTGAAGCGCGAGATCGCTGATGGCGATAGCGTTGGGCATCATACGTGGTCGCACCCCGAGGTCACGGAGCGGGGCCTGACGGAGGCGCAGGCGAAAGCCGATATTCAACATGGCTTCGCGGCCGACGACAAAGCCGCCTATGGCTCGGCCGATCAGGCGCCGCGCGTTCCATTTTTTCGCTTTCCGGGCTTCGCCGACACGCCGCCGCTGATGGCATGGCTGGCCGAGCGCCACGTCGCGGTTTTCGGCGCAGATCTCTGGGCGTCCGACTGGGTCAAACAGACCCCTGAGGCCGAACTCGCGCTGCTCATGGGTCGGCTTAACGCGCAAGGCCGCGGCATCATCCTGCTGCATGACGTAAAGGAGCAGACGGCAGCCATGCTGCCGTCGCTGCTCACGGCACTGAAACAGGGCGGCTATCACATCGTCGCGATCAAACCCGGGACCGGTCAGACAGTCCTCAAGAGCGCGCCTGCGGGGTGGTCCTCCGAAACCGAGAAGACGGTGGCGGCTTTGATGCCAAAATTGCTGCGCGCGCGCCCAGCTCAGGCCACCCCTACCGGGGTCGCCAAACCGTTCCTGTCGACGAGCGAAGCCGCCAAGCCGGCGGCGCCGGTAGTCGACGATCCACTCCCGGGCGTCCCGCTTCGATAA
- the clpS gene encoding ATP-dependent Clp protease adapter ClpS, producing MMAPKEPKKNGDGNGTGTAVITRPKTQTKKPSMYRVLLLNDDYTPMEFVVAVLRKYFNKGPEDATRIMLHVHQQGVGECGVFTYEVAETKVTQVMDFARKHQHPLQCIMEKN from the coding sequence ATGATGGCGCCGAAGGAGCCGAAGAAGAACGGTGACGGAAACGGCACCGGAACGGCGGTTATCACGCGTCCCAAGACGCAAACCAAAAAACCCAGCATGTACAGGGTTTTGCTTCTGAATGATGATTACACGCCGATGGAATTCGTTGTCGCCGTGCTGCGGAAGTATTTCAACAAAGGGCCGGAAGACGCGACCAGGATCATGTTGCATGTCCACCAACAAGGCGTGGGGGAGTGTGGGGTGTTCACCTACGAGGTTGCGGAGACCAAAGTGACGCAGGTGATGGATTTCGCGCGCAAGCACCAACATCCTCTGCAATGTATTATGGAAAAAAACTGA
- the panC gene encoding pantoate--beta-alanine ligase has product MIHASAAIAVARDVEALRATVKQWRDAGDKVALIPTMGALHEGHASLVRQGQKEARRTIVSIFVNPTQFAPTEDFAAYPRTFETDCAMLAAIGADLVYAPTAAVMYPPGFSSTVSVGGPATVGLEDAYRPQFFAGVATIVAKLLIQSAPDVALFGQKDYQQLQVIRHMVRDLDLPVAIMGAETIREPDGLAMSSRNRYLSETERKTAAFIPAVLRDCAAALRDGSAPAPTLSQARARLERAGFVLDYLELRDAETLAPVAALSGQPARLLVAAKIGTTRLIDNWAV; this is encoded by the coding sequence ATGATCCACGCATCTGCGGCCATCGCGGTGGCGCGTGACGTTGAGGCTTTGCGCGCGACGGTCAAGCAGTGGCGCGACGCCGGGGACAAGGTCGCGCTGATCCCGACCATGGGCGCGCTGCACGAGGGACATGCGTCGCTGGTCCGCCAAGGCCAAAAGGAGGCACGGCGCACGATCGTCTCGATCTTCGTGAATCCGACCCAGTTTGCGCCGACGGAGGATTTCGCAGCCTACCCGCGCACCTTCGAGACCGATTGCGCGATGCTGGCCGCCATCGGAGCCGATCTTGTTTATGCGCCGACGGCTGCGGTCATGTATCCACCCGGTTTTTCGTCAACAGTGTCGGTGGGCGGGCCAGCGACCGTCGGTCTCGAAGACGCCTATCGCCCGCAATTCTTCGCCGGGGTTGCGACCATCGTGGCCAAACTTCTGATCCAATCCGCCCCGGATGTCGCGCTTTTCGGACAGAAGGATTACCAGCAGCTGCAGGTCATCCGACACATGGTGCGTGACCTCGATCTTCCGGTCGCGATCATGGGGGCCGAGACGATCCGCGAGCCGGATGGGTTGGCGATGTCCTCGCGCAACCGGTATTTGTCGGAGACCGAGCGGAAAACCGCTGCCTTCATCCCAGCCGTTTTGCGGGATTGCGCGGCAGCGTTGCGCGACGGGAGTGCGCCGGCTCCGACACTGTCCCAGGCCAGAGCGCGACTAGAGCGGGCCGGTTTCGTCCTCGATTATCTCGAGCTGCGCGACGCCGAGACGCTGGCCCCCGTCGCGGCCCTTAGCGGACAACCGGCTCGATTGCTGGTCGCGGCCAAGATCGGGACGACGCGGCTCATCGATAATTGGGCCGTCTAG
- a CDS encoding DnaJ domain-containing protein — MPFLIAGLLLFWLASVGLKTFVRANPAGVARLMRRGGGLLALMLAIFLLVRGQIDAALALGGVGVWLTSGKKAPAILRGIMGATGTRPRKISRVRSAMIEMELDHATGVMTGTVLAGSDEGASLDQLTKTRCMSLLARCLSDDPEGARLLEAYFDRRFAGWRQAGHDGGDAGRADASNRSGRRPGSMSEDEAYEVLGLAKSATREEITRSHRALMKKFHPDHGGSTDLAARVNEAKDVLMRRHL; from the coding sequence ATGCCGTTTCTTATCGCTGGATTGTTGCTGTTTTGGCTCGCCTCGGTCGGGCTGAAAACATTCGTTCGCGCCAATCCGGCTGGGGTCGCCCGCCTGATGCGGCGCGGTGGCGGCCTGCTGGCCTTGATGCTGGCCATTTTCTTGTTGGTGCGCGGCCAGATTGATGCCGCGCTTGCGCTCGGGGGGGTCGGGGTCTGGCTCACCAGCGGCAAGAAGGCACCCGCGATTTTGCGGGGCATCATGGGGGCGACCGGCACCCGTCCCAGAAAGATTTCGAGGGTGCGCTCCGCCATGATCGAGATGGAACTCGATCATGCGACGGGCGTGATGACCGGCACCGTCTTGGCAGGGTCGGACGAGGGCGCGTCGCTCGATCAACTCACGAAAACACGGTGCATGAGCCTCCTGGCCCGATGCCTCTCCGACGATCCGGAAGGCGCGCGTTTGCTAGAGGCGTATTTCGACCGCCGGTTTGCCGGCTGGCGTCAGGCAGGACACGATGGAGGCGACGCGGGGCGCGCTGACGCGTCGAACCGAAGCGGCCGGCGTCCAGGTTCCATGTCGGAGGATGAGGCTTACGAGGTGCTTGGTCTTGCGAAAAGCGCGACCCGGGAGGAGATCACCCGTTCGCACCGGGCGCTGATGAAGAAATTCCACCCGGACCATGGGGGCTCCACCGATCTCGCGGCCCGCGTGAACGAAGCCAAAGACGTGCTGATGCGCCGACATCTGTGA
- a CDS encoding DUF1489 family protein encodes MPLHILKLCVGAESIADLQGWVTARMSEMVRNGETPEQRHTTRMVPKRVPELLDGGSLYWIIKGQVAVRQALLGVRPFTDHDGIGRCHLVLDPAMVPVDPRPHRPFQGWRYLRPEDAPMDFGNLRSDLAAMPEPLRRELRELGLL; translated from the coding sequence ATGCCGCTTCACATCTTGAAACTCTGCGTCGGCGCGGAGTCGATCGCCGACCTACAAGGCTGGGTCACGGCTCGGATGAGCGAGATGGTCCGCAATGGCGAAACGCCGGAGCAGCGCCATACGACCCGTATGGTGCCGAAACGCGTGCCGGAACTGCTCGACGGCGGATCGCTCTACTGGATCATCAAAGGCCAGGTCGCCGTGCGTCAAGCGCTGCTCGGCGTTCGCCCGTTCACCGATCACGATGGGATCGGGCGCTGTCACTTGGTGCTCGATCCGGCCATGGTGCCGGTCGATCCGCGGCCGCACCGGCCCTTTCAGGGCTGGCGCTATCTTCGGCCTGAGGATGCTCCGATGGATTTCGGCAATCTCCGCTCTGACCTCGCCGCGATGCCCGAGCCGCTGCGCCGGGAACTGCGCGAACTCGGGTTGCTGTAG
- a CDS encoding DUF599 domain-containing protein, whose amino-acid sequence MLGFTIADDVGLALFLAAWIAYYLFVERASAGRKGLNGLMNEYRLRWMLEMQGRDNRIVDSSLLMTIQTSTSFFASTSLIAIGGTLALLRGTDDVLKIFADLPLGIASTRGAFEAKVLGLTIIFGYAFFKFSWASRLYGYVAILIGSVPPKQSSRVEQKRLVAIRAAEMNIVAGRHFNRGQRAFFFAVAYLGWFVSPYVLIGATALTLGVMWMRQFGSDARAAVMLIVPDDLTIED is encoded by the coding sequence ATGCTTGGATTCACGATCGCGGATGATGTGGGCTTGGCGCTCTTCCTCGCCGCCTGGATCGCCTATTACCTGTTCGTCGAGCGGGCCTCGGCCGGCCGCAAGGGCCTGAACGGTTTGATGAACGAATATCGTCTCCGCTGGATGCTGGAGATGCAGGGCCGGGACAATCGCATTGTCGATTCGTCACTCCTGATGACCATCCAGACCAGCACATCGTTCTTCGCGTCGACATCCTTGATCGCGATCGGCGGCACCCTGGCGTTGCTGCGCGGCACCGACGACGTGCTGAAGATCTTCGCCGACCTGCCGCTCGGCATCGCGTCCACACGAGGCGCATTCGAAGCCAAGGTTCTCGGGCTCACGATCATCTTCGGCTATGCGTTTTTCAAATTCTCCTGGGCATCGCGCCTTTACGGCTATGTCGCGATTCTGATCGGCTCGGTGCCGCCCAAGCAATCCAGCCGCGTCGAACAAAAACGCCTCGTCGCGATCCGCGCCGCCGAGATGAACATCGTGGCGGGTCGTCATTTCAATCGCGGGCAGCGCGCCTTCTTCTTTGCGGTCGCCTATCTCGGCTGGTTCGTCAGCCCCTATGTATTGATCGGTGCGACCGCCCTGACGCTCGGCGTCATGTGGATGAGGCAATTCGGCTCCGACGCGCGGGCGGCCGTGATGCTGATCGTTCCAGACGATCTCACGATCGAGGATTGA
- a CDS encoding ABC transporter ATP-binding protein, with the protein MVKHRRKRRGSAIGPVLVFMFRHWSRRKPLLALVTGAIAAATLAEIVVPLFAGRLVDALTRAGNDRALAASEVIETFALMAGLGLVVVGLRHVAWSAVIPLSLRIMSDMGVDAFHHVQRFSTDWHAGTFAGSTVRKITRAMAAVDMIDDVLLLALWPSCVVLVGTILLLGWQWPVLGLVMALGTIVYVALTILLATRYIAPAARLSNAVDTRLGGTLADALGCNAVVKAFGAEAREDSRFTSIVAKWIKRTRRTWVRHTASGTLQLALLWIVRTSLTAVALLLWWQGRASPGDVTYVLTTYFVVQGYLRDVGQHVNQFQRSVNDMEELVALHDEPLGLADKPDAAPMTISAAEIQFQHVTFRYGVHATPLYDDLSVTIRAGERVGLVGHSGSGKTTFVKLIQRLYDVTGGRVLIDGQDVADTTQSSLRQQIAIVPQEPILFHRSLAENIAYARPGASAAMIRHAAQLANAAEFIDRLPQGYATLVGERGVKLSGGERQRIAIARAFLADAPLLILDEATSSLDSESERLIQDAIGRLMVGRTALVIAHRLSTVRSLDRILVFDRGRIAEDGTHATLLGRVDGLYRRLFELQTDTPVATVSAAPLRELAETRSMTPLST; encoded by the coding sequence ATGGTTAAACATCGCCGCAAGCGGCGGGGGTCCGCGATCGGGCCCGTGTTGGTCTTTATGTTTCGGCATTGGTCACGTCGCAAGCCGCTGCTGGCGCTTGTGACGGGAGCGATCGCAGCGGCTACGCTCGCCGAGATCGTTGTGCCGCTCTTTGCAGGCCGCCTCGTCGACGCTCTGACACGTGCCGGAAACGACCGGGCGCTCGCCGCCTCCGAGGTGATCGAGACCTTCGCGCTCATGGCAGGGCTTGGTCTCGTCGTGGTCGGGCTGCGCCATGTGGCGTGGAGCGCGGTCATTCCGCTCAGTCTGCGAATCATGTCGGACATGGGGGTCGACGCCTTTCATCACGTCCAACGCTTCTCGACCGATTGGCACGCCGGCACCTTCGCGGGCTCGACCGTGCGGAAAATCACCCGGGCCATGGCGGCGGTCGACATGATCGACGACGTGCTTCTTCTTGCGCTCTGGCCGTCGTGCGTCGTGCTGGTGGGCACGATCCTGCTGCTTGGATGGCAGTGGCCCGTGCTCGGCCTTGTCATGGCGCTGGGCACGATCGTCTATGTGGCGCTGACGATTCTGCTCGCGACGCGGTACATCGCTCCCGCCGCACGGCTCTCGAACGCCGTCGACACGCGCCTCGGCGGCACGCTGGCTGACGCGCTCGGCTGCAACGCGGTGGTGAAAGCCTTCGGGGCGGAGGCGCGCGAGGACAGCCGCTTCACGAGCATCGTCGCCAAGTGGATCAAGCGAACCCGGCGCACCTGGGTCCGCCATACCGCAAGCGGCACCTTGCAACTCGCCCTGCTCTGGATCGTGCGGACGTCGCTCACGGCTGTCGCGCTGCTGTTGTGGTGGCAGGGCCGCGCCAGCCCCGGCGACGTGACCTACGTGCTGACCACCTATTTCGTGGTGCAGGGTTATCTGCGCGACGTCGGCCAGCACGTGAATCAATTCCAGCGCTCCGTCAACGATATGGAGGAACTCGTCGCCCTGCATGACGAGCCGCTTGGTCTTGCCGACAAGCCCGATGCTGCGCCGATGACGATCTCGGCTGCAGAAATTCAATTCCAGCACGTGACGTTCCGATACGGTGTTCACGCGACTCCGCTTTATGACGATCTGTCGGTGACGATCAGGGCCGGAGAGCGGGTGGGCCTCGTCGGCCATTCGGGCTCGGGGAAAACCACCTTCGTCAAGCTGATCCAGCGGCTCTACGATGTGACCGGTGGCCGCGTGCTGATCGACGGGCAGGATGTCGCCGACACGACCCAAAGCTCGTTACGTCAGCAGATCGCCATCGTGCCGCAGGAGCCCATCCTGTTTCATCGCTCCCTGGCCGAAAACATTGCCTATGCGCGTCCCGGCGCGAGCGCCGCGATGATCCGCCACGCCGCCCAGCTGGCGAATGCGGCGGAGTTCATCGACCGGCTGCCGCAAGGTTATGCAACCCTGGTCGGCGAGCGCGGCGTGAAGCTCTCGGGCGGCGAGCGGCAGCGCATCGCCATCGCTCGGGCCTTTCTGGCGGACGCGCCGTTGCTGATCCTCGACGAGGCGACATCGAGCCTCGATTCCGAATCGGAACGATTGATCCAGGATGCGATCGGCCGCTTGATGGTGGGACGCACCGCGCTCGTGATCGCCCACCGCCTGTCGACCGTGCGGTCGCTGGATCGAATCCTCGTGTTCGATCGGGGCCGCATCGCGGAAGACGGCACGCATGCGACCCTGCTGGGACGCGTCGATGGGCTGTATCGTCGGTTGTTCGAGCTTCAAACCGACACCCCCGTCGCGACGGTCAGCGCCGCTCCGCTTCGGGAGCTTGCCGAGACCAGAAGCATGACACCCCTGTCGACATAA